DNA sequence from the Rattus rattus isolate New Zealand chromosome 2, Rrattus_CSIRO_v1, whole genome shotgun sequence genome:
AGCCTTGATCTGGCATCAGCTACACTTCTCCATGACTTTCTCAGAGGATAGGAACTACACTGCAGTGACAGAGTTCATTTTATTGGGCTTAACAGATGACCCGGTCCTTAAAGTCATCCTCTTCACCATCATCCTGTGCATCTACCTGTTGACTATGTCTGGGAATCTCAGTACCATCCTTCTCATCAGAGTCTCTTCCCAGCTTCATCaccccatgtacttttttcttaGCCACTTGGCTTCTATTGACATGGGTATCTCATCATCTGTCACACCCAATATGCTTGTCAACTTCCTTATAAAGCAACATACCATTTCCTACATTGAATGTTCTATACAGTTTggctcagctgctttctttggGACAGTTGAATGCTTCCTTCTAGCTGCCATGGCTTATGATCGGTTTGTAGCAATCTGCAACCCACTGCTTTATTCCACCAAAATGTCCACAGAAGCCTGTATCCAGTTGGTTATAGGATGTTATATACAGGGTTTTCTTAATGCTTCTTTTtttactctttccttctttttattgttcttctGTGGACCAAATAAAATCAATCACTTTTACTGTGATTTTGCTCCTTTGGTGGAACTCTCCTGTTCTGATGTCAGTGTGTCTGTTGTTGTTATCTCATTTTCTGCTGGTTTTATCACAATGATAACAATGTTTGTTATAGCTATCTCATATTCCTATATTTTCATCACCATTATGAAGATGCACTCCACTGACAGTCGACAGAAGGCCTTTTCCACCTGTGTCTCCCATCTCACTGCAGTCACTCTTTTCTATGGAACTGCTATATTCATTTATGTAATGCCCAAGTCCAGCTACTCCACTGACCAGAACAAGGTGTTGTCTGTGTTTTACACAGTGGTGATCCCCATGTTGAACCCCCTTATCTACAGTCTCAGGAATAATGAGATTAAGAGTACTCTGAAGAGACATAttggtaagaaaatattttcttagggtATTCTGTTTTGTAAAACTCACTATAATAATGACAATTACCCAAGACCATTGTGACCATCATCTGAAGTTCAGTTATCTTCCATCTTGTTATTCCTTTTGGCTGAATCTCCTTTTTCTTCCAGTACACatagatattatattttattacattttctcttttgtgaCTTTTAATATGTCTTTGACAACattatacagtgtattttgatcatgtttagcCCCTCACAAATTCTTCTCAGTATAACTTCCTTGTCTACACATTCAactattttttaatcaaattcaTCTTTTGCTATCTGTATATATTTAAGCATTTAGGCTTCCAGTAATGCATGGCTAGCCTACCAGGGGCCATGTCCttataaataatttcctttcttATAGATGGTATAACTTGCCAATTAATCCTCAGTTACTTGTGTACTTCATGCCCATGTTCCCGCTCTGAGCTAGCATTTTGTCTGACTTGAGCATGTTGATGCCAAGAGTACTGACATGAGACCATATTGTCAATCATTCTCTTGTGCCCTGAAATACTGTTTATTTGTAGTCATCCTGCAGCTCAGGATCTCACATCTTTTCACCCATTTTCACACAATGACCTTCTTGAAGAAAAGGAGGTGTGGTGTAGAAGTCTCATATATTGTTGAGCCTTCCTCAATCTCCAATTCTCAGcaagtgtttgtttatttgtttatttgtttgttttcctttgcttttcttttcgtTAATTACTATTTACTACAAAAGGGATTGCATTATGATAGGGATTGGATATGTACTAATCCATATATCCAATGATAAGTCATTGCAAATTGTTTTGATATTATGTCTATAGAGGGAAACCATGATGACAGACTCTTCTTTAGGGCCTATGACCTCTCTAGCACAGGTTTTGGCCCTCATAGGGGTGCTAGGTGTGATTTTTCATCTTATAGAGTTAGACTTAAATCAAATAATAAAGTACCTGTTTATTCCTGTGGTATTTTTGGAATAATTTATATGATATCTATACTACACTATAGCACCAGTAGGTATGTATTTCCAGCCTGGTGTTTATTGTACATGAAGTGGTCAAAGGATAAATGTCtgtaaacatgtattttaaaacatctctACATTAGTCTTCatgaacttaatttttaaatatttttatttacttttgaataGAATCCATATGCCCATCTTAGTTCTTTGATCTAATACTATTTGCTCCATAGAGATTTCACTGATTGCCTACACAAGCTAACACAATCTCCCGACACAGCTACATTCCTACTTAGATCAGCTCTATGTATTCTTCCCTACTACATCCTACGTTTTAAAAGGTTGATTCTTCTCTAATGAACTCTCCCCTTTGAAATATGAATTCTAGGAGAATTGTATCATTCAGGAACAAATCTTTAGTATGTACTTGCTTTGACAATgcaataaatattcaataaaaacacCTAGATGGAATGAATGGTTCAATGCTTATCTTGTATCTACCTGTAAAATAGTTCCAAAGTTCTGACAGAAGATTCCAGAAAAAATTCTTATCATGAAGAAAGACACTGGTggttttttatgtcttttccctgtcttcttcaaaaactattctcaaaccTATGAAGAATGTGTTTAGACTCTTCATTGATACTAACATTAATATTTCTGACTGGTCTTTATTGTAATTCAAACTCAGCCAATACAAATTGTAAAATACAGAGCACTTGAACACTCCAACCTGGGTTTATGGTGGGACTAAATTTATGTTCCGGAATTTGGAGTTTACATGATGTTGATGCCCACACTGAGA
Encoded proteins:
- the LOC116894205 gene encoding olfactory receptor 498-like translates to MTFSEDRNYTAVTEFILLGLTDDPVLKVILFTIILCIYLLTMSGNLSTILLIRVSSQLHHPMYFFLSHLASIDMGISSSVTPNMLVNFLIKQHTISYIECSIQFGSAAFFGTVECFLLAAMAYDRFVAICNPLLYSTKMSTEACIQLVIGCYIQGFLNASFFTLSFFLLFFCGPNKINHFYCDFAPLVELSCSDVSVSVVVISFSAGFITMITMFVIAISYSYIFITIMKMHSTDSRQKAFSTCVSHLTAVTLFYGTAIFIYVMPKSSYSTDQNKVLSVFYTVVIPMLNPLIYSLRNNEIKSTLKRHIGKKIFS